A stretch of DNA from Leptolyngbya subtilissima AS-A7:
GGTAACTTTACGCAGGAGGGGTAAACCGCCCCGTGGGCAAGGGTTACGGTGATGATCCGATAGTCTATCTGCGCACAGTCTCCAGGTCTCGCCCCAGTACCGCTATTAACTGCGTAGGCGGGAAAACAAGAGGCCGCCACGCTCAGCCACAGGCGTTGACCGGGGACTAGGGTAGCAGCCGTGGGCTGTAGGGGCAGCGTCACCCTCTGAGGGCTAAGGTTTGCCACATCAGGGTTATCAACCCGGCACTGCCCTTGGGTGAGGTTGATCACCCGACCATCGTCATGCACCTCCGAGAGCACCACGCTGAGGTCAAAGCTGGAGGCATCGGCTCGGCAAAAAAGGGTAGCGATCGCCGTCCCCACCAGCCTTAGTCCTTCGGTCAAGGGAGCGGTCGTGTAGGTCAGTACGTCGGCGCGGCTGTCGATCAACCCTCGGTCAAAGGGGCCAGCGGGCAACCCGCAGTGGCCACCCATGGAGGGCACCGGTCGCCAAGGGTCATGCACAATCACATCCTCAGATGGAGATGCCGGTTGTGTCGGGAGTTGAAACAGGTGTGGGCTAAGCACGCCGTCATCCTCGCGCATCCCTGCCAGGCCGCTACTGCTTAGGTAGAAGGGTTGGCCGGAGTTGATCGGCCAGCGATCGCGCCCCTGCCACTGGTTCACCCCCATCACAAACAGTTGAACAGGAGATTGATCACCTGGGTCAGAAGGGGAGTCCTTCAAAAACCGGTCAAACCAGCGAACTTGCAGGCGATCGATCGGGCTGTCGGCCTCCGGGCCAAAATTCACCGCTCCCACTCGGCGACTCCAGGGCAGATGTCCCCACGGGCCAATCCACAGTTCTTGAGGGGCGCTGCTCTGGGAGACCATTTGCTCATACAGGCGCAGGTTACCTCGCAAGTATGGGTCGTACCAGCCACCGATGTGCAGCATGGGCAGATTCACCTCGGCTAAGTTGGGCTTGAGCGCCTGCCAGTAGTCGTCAGGCTGAGGGCGATCGAGCCACTGGTGAAAAAAAGAGTCGGGAGCATGGGTTTTCAGCACCTCAGGCCGGGCAGGCACGGCATCGCCCAAGGGCAAGGTACGGGCAGCCTGGCGAAGCGCTTGATAGGCAATAGAATCCTCTTTTAAGCGAGCGGTTTCGGCGGCGAGTTGGAGCGCCCAGCCCAGGCCAATTTGCAGGGGCAAAGCTCCGTTTTCGTAGGCCCAGTCGGCGTAGAGGTCATAGCCCACCATCGCTGGGGCGATCGCCTTCAACGCAGGCGGCTGCTTCGCCGCCGCATATAGCTGGGTCATCCCTTGATAGGAAAACCCGTACATACCGACTTTTCCATTGCTCTGGGGTAGGTTTGCTGCCCACTGTACGGTGGCATAGCCGTCGTTGGCCTCGTGGCAAAACAGGTCAAATTCCCCACCGGAGGTACCCCGCCCCCGTACATCTTGAATCACCACAATGTAGCCGTGGCTGGCGTACCAGGTAGGGTGGGCATAGACCACGGTGGATGCGATCGCTCGTCCGTAGGGCTGCCGCATCAGCAGCACCGGAAATGGCCCCTCGCCGATGGGATAGTACACATCGGCATCGAGGCGAATCGCCTCCCCCTCGGGTGGGGGCAGCACCAGCGTTAGGGTTTGCGGGGGAGCAACAGCGTAGAGGCCGGGAGTGAGCAAGGGTTTACAGAACGGTAGGATGCTGGCCCTAAATGGGAATGGTGGGCGATGCCCACCCTACGGGACAGAAAGAGTGATTTTAGGGCTTGGGAGAATCGTGACGGCCTAAAACAGCCAAATCTTCATTGTCTAGCTCAACGGGGGTGCCACTGCGAATCAGCTCGGCAAAGTCTTCATTGGGCACCATGATGCACAGGGTATAGAGTCGGGTAGAGCCAGTGTTTTCGACCACATGCACCCCGCTAGGTGGCACCAGAATGCTATCTCCCGCCTGAATCGCAACGGTTTTGCCATCGCAGGTGGCGCGGCCTTCGCCCTTGAGCACGAAGAACATTTCAACGGCAACCTGGTGGCGGTTAGGTGGTGTTTTGCCGCCAACGTCAAAAATTTCGACGCAGTAGGTCAGCGACATATTGGCAATGGTGGGGTCAAACACCAGGGCAAGACGGTTACTATCGCCGGGGCTAATGCGAAAAGCCTGGTAATCCTTCGGCGACTTGTACACCGGAACGACGCAACTAGTAGGCAACGAGCAGGTCAAGGGATCCATAACCATAGTATCCATAACCGGTTGGCCTAACGGAACGGCATGACTATGCTAAACAGACTCCCGCGTAGATCACAGTAGCTCACCGTACCTTTCACAAAAAGTTGCCTAGTCAGGGGTGACTGCCGAAACTAAAACTACAGATTTAAGCGGGCAGGAATGGTTCCAATGGTTAACCATTCACCTCTGTAGCTTTTGGACTCTAAAGAGATTGCGTAGGATCTTTATGAAGTCCCTGGCTGGAACAGTTTAGGGTTACGCT
This window harbors:
- a CDS encoding CocE/NonD family hydrolase → MLTPGLYAVAPPQTLTLVLPPPEGEAIRLDADVYYPIGEGPFPVLLMRQPYGRAIASTVVYAHPTWYASHGYIVVIQDVRGRGTSGGEFDLFCHEANDGYATVQWAANLPQSNGKVGMYGFSYQGMTQLYAAAKQPPALKAIAPAMVGYDLYADWAYENGALPLQIGLGWALQLAAETARLKEDSIAYQALRQAARTLPLGDAVPARPEVLKTHAPDSFFHQWLDRPQPDDYWQALKPNLAEVNLPMLHIGGWYDPYLRGNLRLYEQMVSQSSAPQELWIGPWGHLPWSRRVGAVNFGPEADSPIDRLQVRWFDRFLKDSPSDPGDQSPVQLFVMGVNQWQGRDRWPINSGQPFYLSSSGLAGMREDDGVLSPHLFQLPTQPASPSEDVIVHDPWRPVPSMGGHCGLPAGPFDRGLIDSRADVLTYTTAPLTEGLRLVGTAIATLFCRADASSFDLSVVLSEVHDDGRVINLTQGQCRVDNPDVANLSPQRVTLPLQPTAATLVPGQRLWLSVAASCFPAYAVNSGTGARPGDCAQIDYRIITVTLAHGAVYPSCVKLPLEAE
- a CDS encoding cupin domain-containing protein, with product MDTMVMDPLTCSLPTSCVVPVYKSPKDYQAFRISPGDSNRLALVFDPTIANMSLTYCVEIFDVGGKTPPNRHQVAVEMFFVLKGEGRATCDGKTVAIQAGDSILVPPSGVHVVENTGSTRLYTLCIMVPNEDFAELIRSGTPVELDNEDLAVLGRHDSPKP